One Cucumis sativus cultivar 9930 chromosome 1, Cucumber_9930_V3, whole genome shotgun sequence DNA segment encodes these proteins:
- the LOC105436355 gene encoding pentatricopeptide repeat-containing protein At3g26782, mitochondrial, translated as MNQLILCSPSFSGCSGHSHLNLQQTHQLHAHFIKTQFHNPHPFFSQSHFTPEANYNLLISSYTNNHLPQASFNCYLHMRSNDAAALDNFILPSLLKACAQASSGDLGRELHGFAQKNGFASDVFVCNALMNMYEKCGCLVSARLVFDQMPERDVVSWTTMLGCYVRSKAFGEALRLVREMQFVGVKLSGVALISLIAVFGNLLDMKSGRAVHGYIVRNVGDEKMEVSMTTALIDMYCKGGCLASAQRLFDRLSKRSVVSWTVMIAGCIRSCRLDEGAKNFNRMLEEKLFPNEITLLSLITECGFVGTLDLGKWFHAYLLRNGFGMSLALVTALIDMYGKCGQVGYARALFNGVKKKDVKIWSVLISAYAHVSCMDQVFNLFVEMLNNDVKPNNVTMVSLLSLCAEAGALDLGKWTHAYINRHGLEVDVILETALINMYAKCGDVTIARSLFNEAMQRDIRMWNTMMAGFSMHGCGKEALELFSEMESHGVEPNDITFVSIFHACSHSGLVVEGKKYFNKMVHDFGIVPKMEHYGCLVDLLGRAGHLDEAHNIIENMPMRPNTIIWGALLAACKLHKNLALGEVAARKILELDPQNCGYSVLKSNIYASAKRWNDVTSVREAMSHSGMKKEPGLSWIEVSGSVHHFKSGDKACTQTTKVYEMVTEMCIKLRESGYTPNTAAVLLNIDEEEKESALSYHSEKLATAFGLISTAPGTPIRIVKNLRICDDCHAATKLLSKIYGRTIIVRDRNRFHHFSEGYCSCMGYW; from the coding sequence ATGAATCAACTAATTCTGTGCTCCCCTTCCTTCTCTGGCTGCTCCGGCCATTCCCATTTGAATCTCCAACAAACCCACCAACTCCATGCCCATTTCATCAAAACCCAATTTCATAATCCTCACCCTTTCTTCTCTCAATCCCACTTCACCCCTGAAGCCAATTACAATCTCCTCATTTCATCTTACACCAACAACCACCTCCCGCAAGCTTCTTTCAACTGCTACCTCCATATGCGTTCAAACGATGCTGCTGCACTTGACAACTTCATTCTCCCTTCACTTCTCAAAGCTTGTGCCCAAGCTTCCTCTGGGGATTTAGGCAGGGAACTCCACGGTTTCGCCCAAAAGAACGGCTTTGCTTCAGACGTTTTTGTGTGCAACGCTCTTATGAACATGTATGAGAAATGTGGGTGCTTGGTTTCTGCTCGCTTGGTGTTTGATCAAATGCCCGAAAGAGATGTTGTCTCTTGGACTACTATGCTTGGGTGCTATGTACGGAGCAAAGCTTTTGGTGAAGCGCTTCGACTCGTACGGGAGATGCAGTTTGTGGGAGTGAAGCTCAGTGGTGTTGCTTTGATTAGCTTGATTGCTGTATTTGGAAATCTCTTGGATATGAAATCGGGGAGGGCTGTTCATGGTTACATCGTGAGAAATGTTGGTGATGAGAAGATGGAAGTTTCAATGACTACTGCATTGATCGATATGTATTGCAAAGGTGGATGTTTAGCATCAGCACAGAGGCTTTTTGACAGGTTATCTAAAAGAAGTGTTGTCTCATGGACGGTGATGATAGCAGGTTGTATTCGCAGTTGCAGATTAGATGAAGgggcaaagaactttaatAGAATGCTCGAAGAAAAATTATTCCCCAATGAGATTACACTACTAAGTTTGATTACTGAATGTGGTTTCGTGGGAACCTTGGATTTGGGCAAATGGTTTCATGCGTATCTCTTAAGAAATGGGTTTGGTATGTCTTTGGCTTTGGTCACTGCTCTCATAGACATGTATGGAAAGTGTGGGCAAGTTGGATATGCAAGAGCTCTTTTCAACGGTGTCAAGAAAAAAGATGTCAAGATTTGGAGTGTTTTAATATCGGCTTATGCACATGTGAGTTGCATGGATCAAGTTTTTAACCTCTTCGTCGAGATGTTGAACAATGACGTGAAACCAAACAACGTGACAATGGTTAGCCTTCTTTCTTTGTGTGCAGAGGCTGGAGCCCTTGACCTTGGCAAGTGGACTCATGCATACATAAACCGTCATGGTCTTGAAGTAGATGTCATTCTAGAAACAGCTTTAATCAACATGTATGCAAAATGTGGAGATGTAACAATTGCTCGTAGCCTGTTCAATGAAGCTATGCAACGGGACATTCGCATGTGGAACACAATGATGGCTGGATTCTCGATGCATGGTTGTGGAAAAGAAGCTTTGGAACTCTTTTCAGAGATGGAGAGCCATGGTGTTGAACCTAATGATATCACATTCGTTTCCATTTTCCATGCTTGTAGTCATTCCGGATTGGTagtagaaggaaaaaagtatttcaacaaaatggtTCACGACTTTGGAATTGTTCCAAAGATGGAGCACTATGGATGCTTGGTGGATCTTCTTGGTCGAGCTGGACATCTCGACGAAGCTCACAACATCATTGAAAACATGCCCATGAGGCCTAACACAATTATATGGGGTGCTCTGCTTGCTGCATGTAAGCTGCATAAGAATCTGGCCTTGGGGGAGGTGGCTGCAAGAAAGATTCTTGAATTGGATCCACAAAACTGTGGGTATAGTGTTCTTAAGTCAAACATCTATGCATCAGCAAAGCGATGGAATGATGTAACAAGCGTTAGAGAAGCAATGAGCCATTCAGGAATGAAGAAAGAACCAGGCCTCAGCTGGATTGAAGTAAGTGGTTCAGTTCACCACTTCAAATCTGGAGACAAGGCATGcacacaaactacaaaagtATATGAAATGGTGACCGAAATGTGCATCAAATTGAGAGAGTCGGGATACACACCGAACACAGCAGCAGTTTTGTTAAACATAGATGAGGAAGAGAAGGAATCTGCACTCAGTTACCATAGCGAGAAACTTGCTACAGCATTTGGACTCATAAGCACAGCTCCTGGTACACCCATCCGAATCGTTAAGAATTTGAGGATTTGTGATGATTGTCATGCTGCAACGAAGCTATTATCAAAAATCTATGGACGAACAATAATAGTTAGAGATAGAAACCGATTTCACCACTTCAGTGAAGGATATTGTTCTTGTATGGGTTATTGGTAA